Within the Pyramidobacter piscolens W5455 genome, the region GCGGAATTTTCTTCTTAAAAAAAGAGCCCGTCTCCCGCTGCGCTTGTATGCGGCGGGAAGGCGGGCGTGTCTTTTACGGAGCGTCGTTCAAAGGGATCGTCCGCACCGCCGCGCGCGGAGCGACCACCGCCAGAAGGGCGGGCAGCAGCGGGGCGAGCGGAGCGGGGCCGGCTTCGGCCAGAACGGCTTCGGCGACGGCGTCGTCCGCCGCGCCGTCGAGGGCGCGCAGCGTCAGGACCGTTTGCAGCGCCGTCAGCGAAGGGTTGTCGCGCCGCTTTCCAGCAGCCAGCCGGCGTAGGTTCGGCCGGAAGACGTGCGCAGCGCCAGTCCGCTGCGCGTGCCGGTGTAGGGCGCGTAGCTGTTCTCGGCCGCGGCGCAGGCCAGCCCGTCCAAATCGTCCGCGTTCGGAACCGCGGCGCGGGAAAGCAGGTTTTCGCCGCCGCGTTCCAGAGCGAAGGCGTGCGGCAGATAAGCGCCGAGCGGCCGCGCTTCGCCGTTTCGCACGATGTCCAGCGGCGCTTTCAGTTCCGTCAAAAACTGGCGGCAGTAGCCGCAGGGCGCGGCCGACACGGCCAGCGCCGTCAGCCGCGTTTCGCCGCGCGCGCGGGCGCTGACCACCGCGGCCTGCTCGGCGTGGACGGTGAAATTCAGCGGCAGCCCT harbors:
- the cdd gene encoding cytidine deaminase, encoding MQRNGGETTIQLDMSRDKARVYAELAAFLDEAARAARTPLSGFRVGAAALGNSGRVYLGANQEFAGLPLNFTVHAEQAAVVSARARGETRLTALAVSAAPCGYCRQFLTELKAPLDIVRNGEARPLGAYLPHAFALERGGENLLSRAAVPNADDLDGLACAAAENSYAPYTGTRSGLALRTSSGRTYAGWLLESGATTLR